Proteins encoded together in one Amphritea japonica ATCC BAA-1530 window:
- a CDS encoding ATP-binding protein — translation MSESQNTEWKESWRDEYIKWLCGFANADGGVLIVGRDDRGKDLGINNARELLESIPNKVRDLLGIMVDVNLLEVNNKKLLEIVVEPYPYPVSYKGQYHYRSGSTKQELKGPALDRFLLKKQGLHWDALPLPGLQSSDLDSVVLQAFRQRAINSQRLPEKVLDDSDKLLLERLRLVSGDYLKRAAALLFHPDPEGFVSGAWIKIGYFEHDNTDLRYQDEIHGDLFSQVEQTIETLQRKYFKALISYDGLHRQETYPVPLAGLREALLNTVTHKDYASSIPIQISVYPHKLMIWNPGILPDSWSVDDLMAKHASRPFNPDIANVFFRAGLIESWGRGIERIQQACIEAESSLPEWQLEPQGVWTIFHYSSEYLTEIEGSRIAGPETIQEALQVTTQETTQETTQETTQEILQGALLETIQQTTQEQILALLRRNPELTRKQLAERLDITPDGVKYHLEKLKKSGKLKRTGSTKAGHWEVIK, via the coding sequence ATGAGTGAATCGCAGAATACAGAGTGGAAGGAATCCTGGCGCGATGAGTACATTAAGTGGCTTTGCGGCTTCGCCAATGCGGATGGCGGTGTATTAATTGTTGGGCGTGATGACAGGGGCAAGGATCTGGGTATTAACAATGCCCGGGAGCTGCTCGAAAGCATCCCTAACAAAGTGCGAGACCTGTTGGGCATTATGGTGGATGTCAATCTGCTGGAAGTTAATAACAAAAAGCTGCTGGAGATTGTGGTTGAACCCTACCCTTATCCGGTCAGTTATAAGGGGCAGTACCATTATCGTAGTGGCAGTACCAAACAGGAGTTAAAAGGCCCGGCGCTTGACCGTTTTCTGTTGAAGAAACAGGGGCTGCACTGGGATGCTCTGCCACTGCCGGGATTACAGAGTAGCGATTTAGATAGTGTTGTGTTGCAAGCGTTTCGTCAGCGGGCGATTAATAGCCAGCGCCTGCCGGAAAAAGTATTAGACGACAGCGACAAACTCCTGCTTGAGCGTTTGCGCCTGGTAAGCGGCGATTATCTTAAACGGGCTGCAGCTTTGCTGTTTCACCCCGACCCGGAAGGTTTTGTCTCCGGTGCCTGGATTAAAATCGGTTACTTTGAGCATGACAATACCGACCTGCGCTATCAGGATGAGATTCATGGTGATCTGTTTAGTCAGGTTGAACAGACCATTGAAACCCTGCAGCGTAAATATTTTAAAGCCCTTATCAGTTATGACGGATTACATCGTCAGGAGACTTATCCCGTGCCTTTGGCGGGGTTACGCGAAGCCCTGCTTAATACGGTGACCCACAAGGATTACGCCAGCTCGATACCGATTCAAATCAGTGTATACCCCCATAAACTGATGATCTGGAATCCCGGGATACTGCCCGATAGCTGGTCGGTGGATGATCTGATGGCAAAGCATGCGTCCCGCCCTTTTAACCCGGATATTGCCAATGTGTTTTTTCGTGCAGGGTTAATTGAATCCTGGGGCCGGGGGATTGAACGTATACAGCAAGCCTGTATTGAAGCGGAATCTTCATTGCCTGAATGGCAGTTAGAACCCCAGGGTGTCTGGACTATTTTTCATTATTCGTCTGAGTATTTGACTGAGATAGAGGGGAGCCGGATAGCGGGACCAGAAACTATCCAAGAAGCTCTTCAGGTAACTACCCAAGAAACTACCCAAGAAACTACCCAAGAAACTACCCAAGAAATTCTTCAGGGCGCTCTCCTGGAAACAATACAACAAACGACACAGGAACAGATTCTTGCTCTTCTGCGGCGGAATCCTGAATTAACCCGTAAACAGTTGGCAGAACGGCTGGATATTACCCCGGATGGGGTGAAGTACCACCTTGAAAAGCTTAAAAAATCAGGGAAATTGAAGCGTACCGGCTCAACTAAAGCCGGTCACTGGGAGGTGATTAAGTGA
- the gltX gene encoding glutamate--tRNA ligase, producing the protein MTVRTRIAPSPTGDPHVGTAYIALFNMAFARQHGGEFILRIEDTDQTRSTVESEQAIFDSLRWLGLEWAEGPDKPGPFGPYRQSERSDIYKTHTQMLLDGGKAFKCYRTSEELDQLRNQRREQGLQSALKESDLALPADEVAKREAADEPYVVRMKVPEEGVCVFDDMLRGSIEVEWSQVDCQILMKSDGMPTYHLANVVDDHLMEITHVLRGEEWINSAPKHQLLYSYFGWDMPQLCHMPLLRNPDKSKLSKRKNPTSIIYYQRMGYMAEALINYLARMGWSMPDEREKFSLAEMVEHFDINRVSLGGPIFDQEKLSWLNGLWIREELSDEQFAAEFQKWALNPEYLMQIIPLIKQRVEKFTDVAPVSSFLLSGMLPITTESFEHKKLQLEDTRRILQFASWMLDTEQNWEKDHLFAQFKVLGEAMDYKIRDVLFPIFVAIAGTSQSVSVVDSMQILGPDMSRARVRHALNTVGGPSKKEAKRWEKEYRDVAKALSEA; encoded by the coding sequence ATGACAGTACGTACCCGTATCGCGCCGTCCCCAACCGGTGACCCGCACGTAGGCACCGCCTATATTGCTCTGTTTAACATGGCTTTCGCCCGTCAACACGGAGGCGAGTTTATCCTGCGTATCGAAGATACCGATCAGACCCGCAGCACTGTTGAATCTGAACAGGCTATTTTTGATTCGTTGCGCTGGTTAGGTCTGGAATGGGCAGAAGGCCCGGATAAGCCAGGCCCATTCGGTCCATACCGTCAGAGCGAGCGTAGCGACATCTATAAGACGCATACGCAAATGCTGCTCGATGGCGGAAAAGCCTTTAAATGTTACCGCACCTCAGAAGAGCTGGATCAGCTGCGTAATCAGCGCCGTGAACAGGGGCTGCAAAGTGCGCTGAAAGAGAGCGATCTGGCACTGCCTGCTGACGAAGTGGCTAAGCGGGAAGCGGCGGATGAGCCGTATGTTGTCCGCATGAAAGTACCGGAAGAGGGCGTTTGCGTCTTTGACGATATGCTCCGTGGCAGCATCGAAGTGGAATGGTCTCAGGTGGACTGTCAGATTCTGATGAAGTCAGATGGTATGCCGACTTACCACCTGGCGAACGTAGTGGATGATCACCTGATGGAGATCACTCACGTACTGCGAGGCGAAGAGTGGATTAACTCAGCGCCAAAGCATCAGCTGCTATATAGCTACTTCGGTTGGGATATGCCGCAGCTGTGCCACATGCCACTGCTGCGTAACCCTGACAAGTCCAAGCTGTCTAAGCGTAAGAACCCAACCAGCATCATCTACTATCAGCGTATGGGCTACATGGCTGAAGCACTGATCAACTACCTGGCGCGTATGGGCTGGTCGATGCCGGATGAGCGCGAGAAGTTCTCGCTGGCAGAGATGGTCGAGCATTTCGATATCAACCGTGTCTCACTGGGTGGCCCGATCTTTGATCAGGAAAAACTCAGCTGGCTTAACGGTCTGTGGATTCGTGAAGAGCTGTCCGATGAACAGTTTGCCGCAGAGTTCCAGAAATGGGCGCTGAACCCTGAATACCTGATGCAGATTATTCCGCTAATCAAACAACGGGTAGAAAAGTTCACCGATGTAGCACCGGTATCCTCTTTCCTGTTATCCGGAATGCTCCCGATCACGACAGAGAGCTTTGAGCATAAGAAGCTCCAGCTGGAAGATACCCGCCGGATTTTGCAGTTTGCTTCCTGGATGCTGGATACTGAACAGAACTGGGAAAAAGACCACCTGTTCGCTCAGTTTAAAGTACTGGGTGAAGCGATGGATTATAAGATCCGCGACGTACTCTTCCCAATCTTTGTGGCGATTGCCGGCACCAGCCAGAGTGTATCAGTCGTTGACTCTATGCAGATCCTCGGCCCGGACATGAGCCGTGCCCGTGTACGTCATGCACTGAACACCGTCGGCGGGCCATCGAAGAAAGAAGCGAAGCGCTGGGAAAAAGAGTACCGCGACGTCGCTAAAGCGCTGTCAGAGGCTTAA
- a CDS encoding restriction endonuclease subunit S, with protein sequence MEEQLVSEGYKKTELGTIPEEWLIKTARDIFIKIQDGTHFSPKIGGNDYLYVTSKNIRPGKLDLSSAEYIDEKQHKSIYKRCDVRKGDILLTKDGANTGNAALNNINDEFSLLSSVAFLRVSKEIYSSQYFLQQIMSPSFQQAVQVAMSGNAITRLTLDKINKLEFLVPSTKEQTAIATALSDVDALITSLEKLIAKKRAIKTAAMQQLLTGKKRLPGFEEDWKTVSMNRDADLKARIGWQALTTTEYLDQGDFYLVTGTDFKGGRVNWSTCHYVDEWRYSQDRNIQLTNGDVLLTKDGTIGKVGYVDKLNGPATLNSGVFVIRPVQNAFNPMYLFYILSSRIFDDFLNRITAGSTITHLYQKDFVTFEFEAPNLEEQNQIAAVFSSMDDELDKLDQRLIKTQNLKQGMMQELLTGRTRLV encoded by the coding sequence GTGGAGGAGCAGTTGGTGTCGGAGGGGTATAAGAAAACAGAGCTTGGGACTATTCCAGAGGAGTGGTTGATAAAAACTGCGCGTGATATTTTCATAAAAATACAAGACGGGACCCATTTTTCTCCAAAAATCGGTGGTAATGATTATCTTTACGTAACGTCTAAAAATATTCGACCGGGCAAGCTTGATTTAAGCTCAGCTGAATATATTGATGAAAAACAACATAAAAGTATTTATAAAAGATGTGATGTGAGAAAGGGGGACATCCTTCTAACGAAGGATGGAGCAAATACTGGGAATGCGGCGCTAAATAATATTAACGACGAGTTCAGCTTGTTATCTAGCGTTGCTTTTCTACGTGTCAGCAAGGAAATATATTCTTCCCAATATTTTCTGCAGCAAATTATGTCACCTTCATTCCAACAAGCTGTCCAGGTTGCGATGTCTGGTAATGCCATTACACGGTTGACGTTGGATAAAATCAATAAGCTTGAATTTTTAGTCCCAAGCACGAAAGAACAAACCGCCATAGCCACCGCACTTTCCGATGTCGATGCCCTCATCACCTCACTCGAAAAACTGATAGCAAAAAAACGCGCGATTAAAACCGCCGCTATGCAGCAACTTCTTACCGGCAAAAAGCGTCTGCCAGGTTTTGAAGAGGATTGGAAAACTGTTTCCATGAATAGGGATGCTGATCTCAAAGCCAGAATTGGTTGGCAAGCTCTTACAACTACTGAGTACTTAGATCAAGGCGATTTTTATCTTGTCACAGGCACAGATTTTAAAGGCGGCCGTGTAAATTGGTCTACCTGTCATTACGTAGATGAGTGGAGATATAGCCAAGATAGAAATATACAGTTAACAAATGGTGATGTTCTACTGACTAAAGATGGAACCATTGGAAAGGTTGGCTATGTTGACAAGCTTAATGGCCCTGCAACATTAAATAGTGGAGTATTTGTTATACGACCTGTTCAAAATGCTTTTAATCCGATGTATCTGTTTTATATTTTGTCATCGAGAATTTTTGATGATTTCCTTAACAGGATCACTGCCGGCTCAACGATAACGCATTTATATCAAAAGGACTTTGTGACCTTTGAATTTGAAGCTCCGAACTTAGAAGAGCAAAATCAAATAGCGGCTGTTTTTTCATCAATGGATGATGAGTTGGATAAGTTAGATCAACGCCTAATCAAAACCCAAAATCTCAAACAAGGCATGATGCAGGAACTACTGACAGGGAGAACGCGACTGGTATGA
- a CDS encoding type I restriction-modification system subunit M — protein MAIKKTELYSSLWASCDELRGGMDASQYKDYVLTFLFLKYVSDKYQTDPKAMIVVPAGCAFADLVSLKGDKEIGEKLNIALDGIAKENDLPWLANKDNDFNDEERLGKGKEMVDRLSKLIGIFEGLDFGGNSAQGDDLLGDAYEYLMRNFATESGKSKGQFYTPAEVSRILAKVVGITKETAQDQTVYDPTCGSGSLLLKAADEASNGLTIYGQEKDVATTALCRMNMILHNNADAEIAPGGHSTLAEPEYKQDNASLKTFDFAVANPPFSFKAWNTGFLPQEDQFSRFEYGIPPEKNGDYAFLLHILKSLKSTGKGAVILPHGVLFRGNAEADIRRNLIKQGYIKGIIGLPANLFYGTGIPACILVIDKAGARERLTNTDSGIFMVDAGKGFMKDGPKNRLRDQDIHKIVDVFNHQLEQIGYSRMVGFDEIAGNDYNLNIPRYIDSSAAEDLHDLSAHLSGGIPNRDIDALAPYWQVFPTLRNSLFEAERDGYSRALVKATEVKNTILAHPEFKQFAQSSVSLFEQWTIDAKLSDIDGSELPKAIIHRISESLLQAYTAAPLLDRYDMYQIIMNYWVEVMQDDVYVITQDGWNTANDIRQLVVKKGEKLKETPDLIVNKAKYKAAVIPPALIIQRFFSEQQSAIDALKASLDAATQELETYVEEHGVEGGLLEEAINDSGKVNKASVTARLKHAIETDEVTALKRVKTLLETEAEYKRAVKTAQEALDKITLEKYPQLTEAEIKTLIVEDKWLATLRATVIAEIERVTQQLANRVKTLEERYAEPLSALSQDVEVLSGKVDEHLKMMGLQW, from the coding sequence ATGGCCATTAAGAAGACCGAGCTTTACTCCTCCCTTTGGGCAAGTTGTGATGAACTGCGAGGTGGTATGGATGCCTCTCAGTATAAAGATTATGTGCTTACCTTTCTGTTTCTTAAGTATGTGTCAGATAAATACCAGACAGACCCAAAAGCGATGATTGTAGTGCCAGCAGGTTGTGCCTTTGCTGATCTGGTGAGCCTGAAGGGCGATAAAGAGATCGGTGAGAAGCTCAATATTGCGCTGGATGGCATTGCGAAAGAGAACGATCTACCCTGGTTGGCCAACAAAGATAATGATTTCAACGATGAAGAACGCCTGGGTAAAGGCAAGGAGATGGTTGACCGTCTCAGTAAGCTGATCGGTATTTTCGAGGGGCTGGATTTTGGCGGCAACAGTGCACAGGGCGATGATCTGCTGGGCGATGCTTACGAATACCTGATGCGAAACTTTGCGACCGAGTCCGGTAAAAGCAAAGGCCAGTTCTATACGCCAGCAGAAGTATCCCGTATTCTGGCTAAAGTGGTGGGTATTACGAAAGAGACAGCACAAGATCAGACGGTATATGACCCAACCTGTGGCTCAGGGTCGTTGTTGTTGAAAGCGGCAGACGAGGCCAGTAACGGGTTAACCATTTATGGGCAGGAAAAAGATGTAGCCACCACGGCACTGTGTCGCATGAATATGATTTTGCACAACAATGCCGATGCCGAAATAGCACCGGGAGGCCACAGTACCCTGGCCGAACCCGAGTACAAACAAGACAATGCCTCACTGAAAACTTTTGATTTTGCCGTGGCTAACCCGCCGTTTTCCTTTAAGGCCTGGAACACCGGCTTTCTGCCGCAAGAGGATCAATTCTCCCGTTTTGAATACGGTATTCCGCCAGAAAAGAACGGTGACTATGCCTTTCTGCTGCATATTCTTAAATCGCTGAAAAGTACCGGTAAGGGCGCAGTTATTCTGCCTCACGGTGTACTTTTTCGGGGTAATGCCGAAGCGGATATTCGCCGTAATCTGATTAAACAGGGCTATATCAAAGGTATTATTGGGTTACCCGCTAACCTGTTTTATGGCACCGGTATCCCCGCCTGCATTCTGGTAATCGACAAAGCGGGTGCCAGGGAGCGGCTGACAAACACTGACAGCGGCATCTTTATGGTCGATGCAGGTAAAGGCTTTATGAAAGATGGGCCGAAGAACCGGCTGCGTGATCAGGATATCCATAAAATTGTCGATGTGTTTAACCATCAGCTAGAACAGATCGGTTACAGCCGCATGGTTGGCTTTGATGAGATCGCCGGTAATGATTACAACCTCAATATTCCCCGCTATATCGACAGCTCAGCGGCGGAAGATCTGCACGATCTCAGTGCCCATCTGAGCGGCGGTATTCCAAATCGGGATATTGATGCCCTGGCACCCTATTGGCAGGTGTTTCCGACTCTGCGTAACTCGCTGTTTGAAGCTGAGCGTGACGGCTATAGCCGGGCTTTAGTCAAAGCGACCGAGGTGAAAAACACTATTCTTGCTCACCCCGAGTTTAAACAGTTCGCACAGAGCTCAGTGTCGCTGTTTGAGCAGTGGACAATCGATGCCAAACTTTCTGATATCGACGGGAGTGAACTGCCGAAAGCCATTATCCACCGCATCTCTGAAAGCCTGCTGCAAGCGTACACCGCTGCACCACTGTTAGACCGTTATGATATGTACCAAATTATCATGAACTACTGGGTAGAGGTGATGCAGGACGACGTTTATGTCATTACTCAGGACGGTTGGAACACTGCCAATGATATTCGTCAGCTGGTGGTTAAAAAGGGCGAAAAACTCAAAGAGACACCGGATCTGATCGTAAATAAAGCCAAGTATAAAGCGGCCGTGATTCCCCCGGCATTGATCATACAGCGATTTTTTTCCGAACAGCAGTCAGCAATAGATGCGTTGAAAGCCTCACTGGATGCCGCTACTCAGGAACTGGAAACCTATGTTGAAGAGCATGGGGTTGAAGGGGGGCTGTTAGAAGAGGCGATCAACGATAGCGGCAAGGTGAATAAAGCGAGTGTGACTGCGCGATTAAAACATGCCATCGAGACAGATGAAGTGACGGCATTGAAACGGGTGAAAACGCTGCTTGAAACAGAAGCGGAGTATAAGAGGGCGGTTAAAACCGCGCAGGAGGCACTGGACAAAATCACCCTGGAAAAATATCCACAACTGACGGAAGCGGAGATTAAAACGCTGATCGTCGAAGATAAATGGCTGGCGACCTTGCGGGCTACGGTGATTGCTGAGATTGAGCGGGTGACGCAGCAACTGGCCAACCGGGTTAAAACCCTGGAAGAGCGTTATGCCGAACCTTTGTCAGCACTATCCCAGGATGTTGAGGTGCTGAGCGGCAAAGTTGATGAGCATCTGAAAATGATGGGGTTGCAGTGGTGA